The segment GAGGGCTCGGGCGCCACGAAGGCGGGCGGCGCCGGGGCCGGCGACGGCGCGGCGGCGATCACGGGCGTGGGCGCCGGGCGCGGCTTGAGCGGCTGGGGCGCGGGCGGCGGCGGCGGGGTGGGCTTGGGGGGCTCCGGCGCCTGGATCAGGCTGACCATGATGGGCGCCGCCTCCACCACGGCCTGGCGCACCGCATCCACCTGCAGCAGGGCCCAGCCGCCCAGCACATGGGCGGCGAGCACGCCGCCATAGAGCGCGCGACGGGCGGTGGGGCCCAGCTCATCGGCCTGACCGGGCTGGGGCAGCAGCGGCGCGGGCGCGGCCGGCCGGGGCGCCGGCGTGGCGGGGCGCGCCGCCGGGCCTGGTGCCGGCGCGGCGTTCGCGGTGGGAAGGACGTCGTCCCCGGGGGCGACAGTGAAGGCTTGGGTCACGGAATTGAGGCGCCGGGCGGCACCACGGGTTCACAGCGAACCTGATCGTAACATTAATGCGAACTATTCCTATTAGTACTCCAGATATGAGCGGGGTTTGCGTCCGATCATGTCCCGCGCACGCAACAGCCGCGGGCTGGCGCGAGGCGGCTTGTATGCTTGCCGCCATGATCAAGACCCTGACGCGTTGGCTGCTGCTGGCGGGCGCCCTGCTCCTGGTGGCCAGCCTCTATCCCGGTGTGCAGGTCAAGAGCTTCGGGGCCGCGCTGATCGCGGCCCTGGTGCTGGGCCTGCTCAACACCTTGCTGCGACCCATCCTGGTGCTGCTGACCCTGCCGGTCACGGTGCTGAGCCTGGGGCTCTTTCTGTTCGTGATCAACGCCCTGATGTTCTGGGCGGCGGCCCAGGTGCTGGACGGCCTGGCCGTGGCCGGCTTTGGCGCGGCCCTGATCGGCTCGCTGATCTACAGCCTGTGCGGCATGGGCATCGATGTGATCATCGAGCGCCTCTTCCCCGACGGGGACTGAAGCCCGGCGCGACTCAGCGCGCCGGCGACGCTTCCAGCGACAGGCGCGGCGAGAGCGGGCGGCTTTCCTGCAGCGGCAGCTCGGCCCCTGGCGGTGCGCCGCGCGGATAGAGCTCGGCCATGAGCTGGCGGCGCTCGTAGATCAGGCTGCGCAGGCGCGCATCGATGACGGACGCCTCGATCTGATCGGCATTGCGGCCGCGCGACTGGTTCAGGCCCGAGCGCAGGCGGTCGATAGCGCCGTTGAGATCACCCACGGCCGCGCGGGTCTCGCCCAGAGCACGCACCGCGCGCAGGGGCTGGTCCAGCTTCTGCCAGAGCTGGGCCAGCAGACCCCAGGCCAGAGCATCGCGGGGCTGCAGGCTCACATGGGTCTGCAGGGCATCGGCGGCTTCGCGCGCCGGCGCCAGATCGCTGTCGAACAGGGCCAGCTGGGCGCGCTGCATCATCAGCGGCCGCGAGCGGTCACCGGCCAGCGGGGCCAGGGCGGCATAGCCAGCGCCGGCCTGCTCCTGGGCCAGGGCCATCTCGGCGCGCAGCAGCACCAGGGCCCGGCGGGCATGCGGTTCCTCGCCCAGCAGGGCCAGCATCTGCTCGGCGCTGCGCAAGGTGGTCTCGGCGCGCGGCCAGTTGCGCAGCTTGATGGAGGCCAGGGCGCTGGCATAGCGGGCACCCAGCTGCTCGTAGGCCGTGCCGCGGGTGCCGGCATCCAGGGCCTGCAGCTGGGTCAGGATCTCGGCGCGGCCGTCCATCAGCACGCGGGCGCGGCCGGCCATCAGCGCATGCTCGGCCAGGCCGCTGGGACGCACCAGGCTGGCGGTGCCCAGGCGGGAGCGGGCCTCGCCGATGCGCTCGCTGGTCAGGGGGTGGGAGCGCAGATAGGGGTAGGCGCCCGAATCCATCAGGTGATAGGCCTGCTCCATGCGCTCGAACATGCTGACCATGCCCGAGGGCGCATAGCCCGCATGGCTGAGCACATTGAAGCCCACACGGTCGGCCTCGCGCTCCATATCGCGCGAGAAGCTCAGCGAGGCGGCGGCCGCGGCGGCCTGGCTGCCCACGATGGCGGCCTGCACCGCATTGGCATTGCCCGAGCGCGAGGCGGCGATGATGCCGGCGATCAGGCCGGCCGTGGCCAGCAGGCTGTTGCGCGAGTCGCCCGCAATGCGGCGCGCGATATGGCGCTGGGTCACATGCGAGAGCTCATGCGCCAGCACCGAGGCCAGCTCGTCCGGCGCGCCGGTCATGGCGATCAGACCCAGGTGCACGCCCACAAAGCCGCCCGGCAGGGCGAAGGCGTTGACGCTGCGGTCACGCACCAGAAAGGTTTCCCAGGCGAAGCGGCTGTTGGTGTCGTCGCCGATCTGGCCCAGCTGCTTGGCCGAGCTCACCAGCGGGGACCACAGGCGCTGCACGTATTCCAGCAGCAGGGGATCGTCCAGATAGTCCGGGTCCAGGCGGATCTGGCGCATGATCTGGTCGCCGAAGCGGCGCTCGTCGCTCACATCCAGGTCCTGCGAGACCGCATCCCCCAGGGCCGGCAGGTTCACCTGAGCCCGGGCCTGCGGCAGGGACAAGGCATTCAGGCTCAGGGCGGCCGCCAGGGCCACCGCCAGACGGCGCGGCCGGTTCATCAAGCTGGTCAAGGGCGTCGCTCCCTAGGCACGAGACTGGAAAACAAGGTCACTATGATGACAGACCTTTCATTGCCCGATTGTTGCCGCATCCCCATCATGAGCTCGCCGCTGACGCATTTCGATACCGAGGGCCAGGCCCATATGGTGGACGTGTCCGCCAAGGCCGAAACGCATCGCGTGGCGCGCGCCGCCGGCCGCATCCGCATGCAACCCGCCACCCTGGCCCTGATCGCCCAGGGCACGGCCAAGAAGGGTGATGTGCTGGGCGTGGCCCGCATTGCCGCCATCCAGGGGGCCAAGCGCACATCCGACCTGATCCCGCTCTGCCACCCCCTGCCCATCACACGGGTGGCGGTGGAATTCGAGCTGGACGAAGCCGCCAGCGCCGTGGTCTGCAGCGCCCAGGTCGAGACCCTGGGCCGCACCGGCGTGGAGATGGAGGCCCTGACCGCCGTGCAGATCGGCCTGCTCACCATTTATGACATGTGCAAGGCCGCCGACCGCGGCATGGTGATGGAGCAAATCCGCGTGCTGGAGAAGCAGGGCGGCAAGAGCGGGGCCTGGGTGGCGGCGCTCTGAGGCCCCGCACGCCGATCAACGCATCTCGCGGTAGCCGTAGACCCGCTGCGGCGCCTGACACTGGAAGGGCTGGGCCGCCGCGGCCACACCGGCTTCGGCCAGCACCGGGCATTCGGCCAGCCAGTCCTCGGCCTGCTTGCTGCGGAACTCGCGCAGACGCGCCACCACATAGCGGGCACGGTCCACATCGCCGGTGGCCGCCAGGGAGCGAGACCAGGCCATCATCAGGCGGACATCGATGAGGTTGTGGCCGGTGCGCTGGGCAGCCAGCAGGGCCGCCGGACCCGAGGGCAAGGTGGTGGCCGCGGCATAGTCGGCCTGGGCCGCGAAGAAAACGCTGTGCTGACCCCGCTCGATGCGGGCCTCCAGCGGTGCGGCCTTGGCCGGCGGCAGATAGATGTCCACCACGCGCAGATAGTCCCAGACAGCGAACAGGCTGCCCGCCAGCATCAGCGCGCCGCCCAGGCGCAGCGTCCCGGCCGACAGCAGCCGACCGTCCGCCCTGCCCTCATCCAGCGCCTGCGTCTGCGGCGCCAGGCACACCCCCAGCGCGAACAGCGTGGGCAGCAGGAAGTAGGCGTACCAGAGCGGGTACTCCAACAGGCTGTGCAGGCCGATCATCAGCACCACCATGAAGGCGCAGCGCTTCATCAGCGCCAGCTCGCCCTGGGCATGCCGGCTGGCATGCCAGGCGGCAAACACCGACCACGCCAGCAGACCCAGCACCAGCAGGCCCAGGGGCCAGCCCAGTTCCACCAGCAGCTGCATCACGATGTTGTGCGTGTGGTCGAAGAAGGCCACGGGCCGGTCCGGGAAGGGCGTCAGGGTCCAGGCCAGATTGAATTCCCCCCAGCCCACGCCGGTCCAGGGATGCATCTTCAGCAAGGTCCAGGCATTGGCCAGGATGGCCAGGCGCGAGGGCGAGCCCGCCCCCTCGGCCAGACGCGACTCGGCGCCGAAGGCCTGCCCGCTGGCATGCGACCAGCCCGAGAGCGCCGCCCAGCTCAGGGCCAGCATCAGGGGTGTGGCCATCAGGGCCCAGCGCTCGAGGCGGCCGATGCGCCGATCCAGCAAGCCCCACAAGGCCAGCAGGAACACCCCGATCATGCCGGTGCGCGAGGCGCTGAGCACCACGCCGAACACCAGCCCCAGCAGCAGCGCCGGCAGCAGCCAGCGCCGCGCCGCGCCGCCCAGGCGCCCGGCGGCAGACAGCCACACCGCCGCCACGCAGGCCCACATCAGCAGGCTGGCCAGGTGATTGGGTTGGCGCAGATTGCCCACGGCCCGGCCGGCAATGCCGGAGCGGGCGATCAGATTGCCATCGGTGAACTGCGGGAAGAAGACCTGCAGGATGCCGATGAGCAGGGAGGCCAGGCCCAGCAGCAGCAGGCCGTAGCAGAAGCCCGCCCAGAGGGTGGTGGCGCGTGAGACCGGCTCGTCATGCTGCCGAAAGCTCGTCGCGGCGGCGCCGCTTGCGCCGAGCTGCAGCACCAGCAGCGCCGACAGCAGCAAGGCCAGACCCTGCAAGGCCAGCGACCAGGGCAGGCCGTTGAGCCCCGGCGAGGTGAGCGCGGCCAGCATCATCAGCGCCAGGGCCGCGCTGGCCGCCCAGGTCGCACGCAGCGAGGCGGCGCGAACACCCGCCCACAGCAGCACCAGCCCCCAGGCGGCGATGGCCAGCAGCTGGTTGAACAGCGTGGCGGAAGGCGTGAGGTTGTAGGCCAGCAGGGGCGGGAGGGCGGTGGCGAGCAGCGGCGCCGCTTGACGAAGCTCCGGCCGGGAGTGTGAGCTATGCATGGGGGCGCATCATGGCACTTGCCATCTCAAGTGAGTGCACTTACTCCTCGGCGCAAATGAAAAAAGGGGCTTGGAGCCCCTTCTCGCGTCGTGCTGCAAAAGCAGCTTGACTTCACTTGTTGTTGGCGGTCAGCAAGGCCTTCACCTTCTTGGCGGTATCGTCACCATCCAGCTCGGTAGAAGAGACGGTCCAGATGATGTTCTGCCCCTCCACGGTAGGAGTGAACTTCACCTTCTTCCCATTGACATTCGTGCCCATGGCGGCGCCCAGCGTCAGTTCGATCACGCCGGAGGCGACAGTAGCGTTAGCTGCTTCTTTGGTAGCAACCCAGCTAGCAGCAGTCGGAATCGGGTCAACGCCATTGTTGCAGGGAGCCGGATCGCCGCCGTTCTGGTTAATGCAAACACCAACAGCCGTCTTCAGCGTATCCAGCGCGCGCACAGCGTTCTGCGCCTTGGCCTTGGCGGTGTAGTCCTGGTAGGCCGGCAGGGCCACAGCAGCCAGGATGCCGATGATCGCCACGACGATCATCAGTTCGATCAGGGTGAAACCCTTTTGGACTTTGCGCTTCATGCTCATGTCAGACTCCTGCGAAATGAGAGGGGGTTGGGATTGGGACATCCCCCCTGAATGCAGGGGTCGTGCCAGCTTGGCAAGGGCTCCGGCGCGTGACGCAGATCACGGATTCGGACCATCCGGCCCTCAGGACTGACAATTTTTGTCAGCCGGGGCGGCGCAATTTGTTGTGCGAATAGGGAAGCGACCATTTTTGTCAGCCGGCGGCGGCGCCCGCCGAAACAGACGCTTACAGCTCGAAGGTCTGGCCGATCTGCAGGGCTGCAATCTGGTGGCTGCTGGGCAGCTCGCCGATCTCGGCCATCACCGCCGGCACCTCGCCGGGCTTGATATGGGTGATGTGCACGGCCACGCTGCCCTGCAGCTGGGCCAGTTCGCGCCCCAGGGCGGCCGGGCAGAGGTGGCGGCTGATCTGGGCGAGCTGGCGCTCTTCGTCGCTGAAGGCGGTCTCGATCACCAGATGGGCCACGCGCAGTTGGGCTAGACGCTGCCAGAGCGCGGGATTGGGGCCGGTGTCGCCGGTGTAGACCCAGTGGGCATGCTGGGCGGCCGGGCCCGTGTCGAGGGCGAAACCGCAGGCCGGCACGGTGTGTTCGGCGCTCAGCACCTCGATCATGCGACCTGCACCCAGGTCCAGGCGCTGGCCGATCTCGATGGGCCGCAGGGCCAGCACCGGATGCTCGGCGCTGGGCAGTCGCGTGAAGTCGGGCCAGATCACGCCGTTGAACAGATGCTGGCGCAGGGCCTCCAGCGTGGGCGCAAGGGCATGAACCTGGATGGGCGGGCGCCCGGCCTGGGCGCGCAGACGCAGCACGGCATCGGCCAGCAGGGGCACACCCAGCACATGGTCCAGATGGGAATGGCTCAGCAGCACATGGTCGATGCGGGCCAGGGCGGCCAGATCGAGATCGGCCACGCCCGTGCCGGCGTCGATGAGCACATCCTCATCCAGCAAAAAGGCGGTGGTCTTGCAGCCGGCGGCGATCGCGCCGGAACAACCCAGGACTCGTATCTTCATGCGCAGCGGTCTTGATGGCCCCGGGGCCTTTTCAGCAGGCCTCGAATTTACGCGGCCCGGCGCCCGGCGCGAAGGCGCGGATTGCGCGTTTCTCCCGGCTTTGCAGGACAAGGGGCGGCGGGCGTGACTTGCTGCACGGGCGCAGCCGCCCTTCGCCAGGCGCTCAGACCGCCTGCACGAACTGCATCTGGGTGCCGGCCAGCTCGATCACATCGCCGCTCTTGAGCGCGATGGACTCGCCGGTCAGCGGCACGCCGTTGACCGTGGGGCGGGCGCCGCCTTCCACATGGGCGAACACATAGCCGCTGGGTCGCTTGGTGATGGACGCCACCTGCACGCCGGGCTTGCCGACGGTGGTGACCACCTTGGTCAGGCTGACCTCACGGCCGGCCGCGGCGCCGGTGAGCACGCGGATGGTGGCCGGGCTGGCCGCACTGGCGGGGGCACCCAGGGCGCCGAAGGACGAAGGCAGACCGAAGCCGCTGGGCGTGCCGCCCGGCTTCAGGATCATGGTCTTCTCGTAATCGGCACTGTCCTCGAGCAGGAACTTGATCTTGTACTTGCCGACCTCGACCACGTCGTTGTTGCTCAACAGCTGCTTCTTGATCGCCTTGCCGTTGATATAGGTGCCGTTGGTGGAGTTCAGATCCTCGATGAACACATCGTTGCCCACCATCTGCAGCACGGCGTGTTCGCCGCTGACCGCCAGGTTGTCGATCACGATGTCGTTGTAAGGCCTCCGCCCGAGCGTGGTCTTGTCCTTGGTGATCTGCACCTCCTTGATCACCACTCCGTCGAGCGAAACCACCAGTTTGCCCATGCTTGACCTCAGTCCTGTTATCTCGTTTGCGTGCCGCCCCCAAGGCCTGGCGACGCAAGCGACGCCTTCAGCGTCGGCCGAAAGGCCACCAGGTCCGGCTGGCAGGCTTGACGCGCCCCTCGGCGCGGGCCAGCACGATCGCAATATTATCCTTGCCGCCCATGTCATTGGCGGCGGCAATGAGCGCCTGCGCTGCTTCCGGCAGCGAAGGGTGGTTTATCAGCAACTGTGCCAGGGCATCGTCGTCCAGCATATCGGACAGGCCGTCCGAGCAGAGCATGAACAGATCGCCCGGCTGGACCTCGTGCGCATGCAGCTCCAGCATCACCGTGTCTTCCACGCCCACGGCACGGGTGACGAGATTGCGGTTGCTGGAATAGGCCGCCTCCTCGGGCGTGAGCAGGCCGGCGTCCAGCTGCTCCTGCAGCAGGGAATGGTCGCGGGTGATCTGGGTGAACTGGCCGCCGCGCAGGCGGTAGGCGCGCGAGTCGCCCACATGGCCCAGCAGCAGGCCGTCCTCGCGGAACACGGCCAGCACCAGGGTCGTGCCCATGCCGGCATAGCGAGGATTGGTGTTGGCGGCGTTGAAGATGGCGCGGTTGGCGTTGTCCACGCAGATGTCCATGGCGCGGCGCACATCCGCGGGGCCGGCCTTCTCGCCGGTTTCCTTGAGCCAGCGGCCCAGCTCGGCCTTGATGAAGCTGGTCAGCATCTGGCTGG is part of the Shinella sp. XGS7 genome and harbors:
- a CDS encoding PglL family O-oligosaccharyltransferase, translated to MHSSHSRPELRQAAPLLATALPPLLAYNLTPSATLFNQLLAIAAWGLVLLWAGVRAASLRATWAASAALALMMLAALTSPGLNGLPWSLALQGLALLLSALLVLQLGASGAAATSFRQHDEPVSRATTLWAGFCYGLLLLGLASLLIGILQVFFPQFTDGNLIARSGIAGRAVGNLRQPNHLASLLMWACVAAVWLSAAGRLGGAARRWLLPALLLGLVFGVVLSASRTGMIGVFLLALWGLLDRRIGRLERWALMATPLMLALSWAALSGWSHASGQAFGAESRLAEGAGSPSRLAILANAWTLLKMHPWTGVGWGEFNLAWTLTPFPDRPVAFFDHTHNIVMQLLVELGWPLGLLVLGLLAWSVFAAWHASRHAQGELALMKRCAFMVVLMIGLHSLLEYPLWYAYFLLPTLFALGVCLAPQTQALDEGRADGRLLSAGTLRLGGALMLAGSLFAVWDYLRVVDIYLPPAKAAPLEARIERGQHSVFFAAQADYAAATTLPSGPAALLAAQRTGHNLIDVRLMMAWSRSLAATGDVDRARYVVARLREFRSKQAEDWLAECPVLAEAGVAAAAQPFQCQAPQRVYGYREMR
- a CDS encoding energy transducer TonB, with product MTQAFTVAPGDDVLPTANAAPAPGPAARPATPAPRPAAPAPLLPQPGQADELGPTARRALYGGVLAAHVLGGWALLQVDAVRQAVVEAAPIMVSLIQAPEPPKPTPPPPPAPQPLKPRPAPTPVIAAAPSPAPAPPAFVAPEPSPAPAPVAAVPTPPAPPAPPAPAAPPAPKLIPPSAVRYLVEPKMTVPLLSRRLGEQGLVHLRIVVDAKGLLKDASIRKSSGFARLDQQALQDIRSARFAPYTENGQPIEWETTALLSYELDR
- a CDS encoding prepilin-type N-terminal cleavage/methylation domain-containing protein, coding for MKRKVQKGFTLIELMIVVAIIGILAAVALPAYQDYTAKAKAQNAVRALDTLKTAVGVCINQNGGDPAPCNNGVDPIPTAASWVATKEAANATVASGVIELTLGAAMGTNVNGKKVKFTPTVEGQNIIWTVSSTELDGDDTAKKVKALLTANNK
- a CDS encoding FHA domain-containing protein, which produces MGKLVVSLDGVVIKEVQITKDKTTLGRRPYNDIVIDNLAVSGEHAVLQMVGNDVFIEDLNSTNGTYINGKAIKKQLLSNNDVVEVGKYKIKFLLEDSADYEKTMILKPGGTPSGFGLPSSFGALGAPASAASPATIRVLTGAAAGREVSLTKVVTTVGKPGVQVASITKRPSGYVFAHVEGGARPTVNGVPLTGESIALKSGDVIELAGTQMQFVQAV
- the moaC gene encoding cyclic pyranopterin monophosphate synthase MoaC codes for the protein MSSPLTHFDTEGQAHMVDVSAKAETHRVARAAGRIRMQPATLALIAQGTAKKGDVLGVARIAAIQGAKRTSDLIPLCHPLPITRVAVEFELDEAASAVVCSAQVETLGRTGVEMEALTAVQIGLLTIYDMCKAADRGMVMEQIRVLEKQGGKSGAWVAAL
- a CDS encoding MBL fold metallo-hydrolase; translated protein: MKIRVLGCSGAIAAGCKTTAFLLDEDVLIDAGTGVADLDLAALARIDHVLLSHSHLDHVLGVPLLADAVLRLRAQAGRPPIQVHALAPTLEALRQHLFNGVIWPDFTRLPSAEHPVLALRPIEIGQRLDLGAGRMIEVLSAEHTVPACGFALDTGPAAQHAHWVYTGDTGPNPALWQRLAQLRVAHLVIETAFSDEERQLAQISRHLCPAALGRELAQLQGSVAVHITHIKPGEVPAVMAEIGELPSSHQIAALQIGQTFEL
- a CDS encoding phage holin family protein, which codes for MIKTLTRWLLLAGALLLVASLYPGVQVKSFGAALIAALVLGLLNTLLRPILVLLTLPVTVLSLGLFLFVINALMFWAAAQVLDGLAVAGFGAALIGSLIYSLCGMGIDVIIERLFPDGD
- a CDS encoding M48 family metalloprotease; this encodes MTSLMNRPRRLAVALAAALSLNALSLPQARAQVNLPALGDAVSQDLDVSDERRFGDQIMRQIRLDPDYLDDPLLLEYVQRLWSPLVSSAKQLGQIGDDTNSRFAWETFLVRDRSVNAFALPGGFVGVHLGLIAMTGAPDELASVLAHELSHVTQRHIARRIAGDSRNSLLATAGLIAGIIAASRSGNANAVQAAIVGSQAAAAAASLSFSRDMEREADRVGFNVLSHAGYAPSGMVSMFERMEQAYHLMDSGAYPYLRSHPLTSERIGEARSRLGTASLVRPSGLAEHALMAGRARVLMDGRAEILTQLQALDAGTRGTAYEQLGARYASALASIKLRNWPRAETTLRSAEQMLALLGEEPHARRALVLLRAEMALAQEQAGAGYAALAPLAGDRSRPLMMQRAQLALFDSDLAPAREAADALQTHVSLQPRDALAWGLLAQLWQKLDQPLRAVRALGETRAAVGDLNGAIDRLRSGLNQSRGRNADQIEASVIDARLRSLIYERRQLMAELYPRGAPPGAELPLQESRPLSPRLSLEASPAR
- a CDS encoding Stp1/IreP family PP2C-type Ser/Thr phosphatase, with translation MTVEFYSASDVGRARDNNEDSVAVDAEVGLAVLADGMGGYNAGEVASQMLTSFIKAELGRWLKETGEKAGPADVRRAMDICVDNANRAIFNAANTNPRYAGMGTTLVLAVFREDGLLLGHVGDSRAYRLRGGQFTQITRDHSLLQEQLDAGLLTPEEAAYSSNRNLVTRAVGVEDTVMLELHAHEVQPGDLFMLCSDGLSDMLDDDALAQLLINHPSLPEAAQALIAAANDMGGKDNIAIVLARAEGRVKPASRTWWPFGRR